AGATACATCAAATTATGAGGTGAAGACTTTCAAGACCACCAAGCAGGctgatggggagtgttatggtatgcctccttgcaacatgtctcatggacatgattcacCATGATATGGATGTtgcaagtgtgaatcaaaactatgcacatggagttaaggaggcgtGCACAGAAATgttgtcagccttattttgtggccatgtggactcacaataaagggagcaatttgtacaattgctatgtttctggaggcgcatgtgtttagtccttacttgtcagtttacaagaccaaggtacagtggAATACAATTGGAACATAGAGATACAATTGCGGGAACAAAAGGTACCATaaaccacatggtgggattgaacaagatcctatacaCACCATAGGTattgtgcaaggaacttatagttccgaaagtatatatacatgtgaaagaaaggttgcctattgagattatggcagctctggaagattgaagatttgatggcattttgtgggattgttcactggactgaacaacaaattgactagtttgtagaaggtaatcactcactcattgttttataagttcattgatccaaattgcattctacgcataaGTCCTTGTATttgctgtctaacccgtggggagcattgtcaatgagttgagttttacagtccctaagtctcttaggtgtattgcaggtcaaTTGTCTCAATGCCCACCTctgtttaccactcactgtcctaacagcaatctgtcctaTGGTTGtactttggtagtactctGTAACATTTACAGAGCACAAGGTTTTGGATCTAGTGTCAACACTCACCTGGGCCTTCACAAACGCCTTTGGAATTCTTGATAGCTAGACAGTTAGGTCAATGGCAACAGCCAATCTGCAAGGAGTCCTTTTTGAAATATCTCCATCTGCTTCAATTGCAACTACCTATTTGTATCTTCATCCCACCACATGGTTGAATACAAATATCAGAATGACAGCAACTTGACAGTGTTTGATGCAAGTTGTGAAAATGCCACTGCATTATTATAGTGTACTTGAAGCAAGCTTTTTGTCTACATGGTCAAAAAGCCTTGTGATCCAAACTGATCCCCTTTCTGCAACCAATGAAGGTATTGATTCTTTAAATAAACAGTGCCACATGAGCCACGAAAAAAATTAGTACCATGCTTTATGCCTTTCACAATGCCTTCCTGAGCGGAGAAACGatttgaagcaaaagaataACCAGGATCTTCCACGAAAGTAGTAGCAAAAGCTTCTCAAAAGCATGAAGTATAAGAGAGGAGAATGTAATCAGGTTGAAAGGGTGTGCTTAATTTGCTACATGCCAGTAAGTTCGGACTCAATCTATCTGGATGGGGTTGGCGAAGCTTACCTTTTAGCTAGGGGTTTTCGTCAGTTTTTGAGTCCGGGCCAATCATATtggcaacatcaacaaccaGCACAACCTGCAGCATATCGGActgtctttttgttgaaattttatcacagtcaacaaatTCAAGCGTTGCTGCTCTATCAAATATTGCAGCAGACTATTAGTCCTCATGGTGAGTCGGAAAGAAGACGTCTATGTCCTTTACGGATCCCAAACGGGGAATTCGGAGCAGGCGGCGAAGGAACTCTGTGAGCAGTTCTACACGAAGCTCAGCCCGGCAGCCATTCAAAAGCTTACAGGAACAGAGGACACTATCACAGTTGTTCCGACACATATGCAGCTCGACGACTTTTTAGAATTGGATCGTTGCAAGTGGACTCGTCTTGTTGTCATCGTAACGAGCAGCTACGGCGTTGGCATGGCTCCCCTCGGCTGCTACAGATTCCGTGAATTGTGCGACGCTTGGCTACAGCTGTACAAAGGAACCAAGCCAGCAATCCTTGACGGGATGTATTTCGCAATGTGTGGACTCGGAGACTCCAAGTACACAACGTATTTTGAAAACCCTACAAAGATTAACGAGAGCTTGCACTTGGTAGGCGCCCAGAGAGTTGGGCCTCTTGGGAAGGCTGATGCAAGTGGAACAGGCACCGAATTCCAACAAACCGTGATCGCCCGGTGGATGGAAGGGATTTGGCCTCATCTGGCCAATGTTGTCGTAAAGGAGCCCCTTTCCGCTCAACGGCTTGAAACGATGCAAAACTCCACGGAGGAACTTTGCAGAAAAATCAACCCAGACTTTCTaccaaaacgaaaagaaatggcGTTGCGTGTAGACCTCATAGTGGCGGTTTCAGTTGTGCTGCTTGCGACAGCTTTAGTATTCATTTTTGGAGCTACAAAATAAGGCTGTTAGCTACAATTAAGGCTGGAGATCATATGTGAAGATTTGGAGGAATGATGGAGCCTACAGTGTGAGCAATAAAACCGAACCTAAGCAACATGTTACTAATGTAAGCACTTCTGCTTCGACTCTTTCCGTAAACTCTAGAGCTTCCCCTTTCCTTCAACATTGTATTTCCCTTTGGACAAGGAGATAGGTGACGTGAAATTCGTCCGTGATTGCGGGGGCGGCATTGCAATTTGTTGCGGCAGATAGGAATCCATCTCGTCCTCGGAATCAGAAGGCGCTTCGTCCAAGTAACCTATCAAGAGTTTTCCAATCAGACTACTTACGAAGTACGACGCAAAATTAGGCACTGTTGAGTGAAAGCAACCAGTATTTGCTCTATATCTATCTCCACTTACCCGTCTTCATTGACCCAGCGATGGTATTTGTCGTAAAGATTAGTCGCATCCTTTCCAAGAGCCTGTTTGAGAATGTTCTCGCCGCCAGGATGATAGGCTAGATACGGCGAGACGAAGTACACTTTTCCTCTCAACACAATCCAACCATCATACATACTGTTGTGCCTTCCAATTTCTTCCCATTTAATTTTTCTCAGAGCCTTACCCTTTCGTTGAGCAAGGTCGTCAGAGGAGCGTAAGAGGCGGTTCCAGTCGGAAAGTCCGAAACCTCTCCGTACACCCACTTTTTGCCGAGACGAAGATCCTGCGTTGGGCGGTAGCCGTTGTGAAGCCAGCTGTTCTCTTGATGACGGAGGCATCGTGCTATCGTTCATTTTTCTGTTGTCATCGCTCATCTGAAGAATAATTGCGGAACAAGGTCCGAGGCTACTGACCTTGTTGCTTCAAGTGAAAAATCAAATACAAGCAGGTTTGCCTCACCTTTAGGAAGGAACGAGGCTATAAGGTAAAGGGGGGTTCTTCGTattgttagaattgtgtgtgtagcacacgagacacttcggcatgtcatgacgcagacggtgcgtgtgtcatccgtcgctactttcctttgtctgtgcaactatggaagccattTGTTGGTTCTAGCAACATGGAgaggataactactctaagaaatactgtgggagctcttttccaacttctggttggtaatcactgattggaaaagagcatctcgtagggcactaacaggccaatGATTGTTCTAGGAATAGCATACTTTTATTAgtattagaaaactgcaactATAccgggctaaaacgtgtctgggggaccaaaggatcgtagatacgataaaagacgtaaaacaaaacttATAAACTTGTCCCAACGATATATGGATCTTGAACccccatatgcttgtcgtagggtttttctagtccccccctcacattgagaccatgaacataaacttgccgaaatgtgtcccctaaaaaccacaatgggaaaaaatagggatccaaataaaataaaacttcgacacaGCATGCAaagacaaatataatgcaaatgcaatttgtcccaacactgaacctgttgagaacgggaaagttggcaaacccttcttgtaacATGAATCACCATAGGATACTTTGTATGAtagtaacacggtctcccgcatggtcagcgtcagcaaaagctataatctccaccaccttaccacgtggttctggagcatttggtggaataggctcttttacatcaccgtaaaagtctgtccaatccgcatcattgttaaagctgttgtcaatcaccggataagaattGTCAAATACCAATCAAGACTTGTGGTGAGATTTCagatatccgaaaatatgaaaaactgcagctagatgtccttcacgcggcattGCAAGAGAAGATGAGAGCATTGACACCTTgcacattatatcaatgcaaccaatttcaactgcccatctcaaaactcctatctgtgactgaaaatagttagcatgttc
This is a stretch of genomic DNA from Phaeodactylum tricornutum CCAP 1055/1 chromosome 24, whole genome shotgun sequence. It encodes these proteins:
- a CDS encoding predicted protein; amino-acid sequence: MVSRKEDVYVLYGSQTGNSEQAAKELCEQFYTKLSPAAIQKLTGTEDTITVVPTHMQLDDFLELDRCKWTRLVVIVTSSYGVGMAPLGCYRFRELCDAWLQLYKGTKPAILDGMYFAMCGLGDSKYTTYFENPTKINESLHLVGAQRVGPLGKADASGTGTEFQQTVIARWMEGIWPHLANVVVKEPLSAQRLETMQNSTEELCRKINPDFLPKRKEMALRVDLIVAVSVVLLATALVFIFGATK
- a CDS encoding predicted protein gives rise to the protein SRQKVGVRRGFGLSDWNRLLRSSDDLAQRKGKALRKIKWEEIGRHNSMYDGWIVLRGKVYFVSPYLAYHPGGENILKQALGKDATNLYDKYHRWVNEDGLIGKLLIGYLDE